From a region of the Rathayibacter sp. VKM Ac-2804 genome:
- a CDS encoding MaoC family dehydratase N-terminal domain-containing protein: protein MPVNPDLTGRVFAPTEPYQVGREKVREFARAVSAESPLHLDPAAARRAGYRDVVAPPTFAVVIQEFTLAQLLAAPDAGIDFSRVVHGDQRFSYSRPIVAGDELTATLSVASIKQLGAHSMITTQSTMVDADGDHVVTALSTLVVRGDE, encoded by the coding sequence GTGCCAGTGAACCCCGACCTCACCGGGCGCGTGTTCGCGCCGACGGAGCCCTATCAGGTGGGACGCGAGAAGGTGCGCGAGTTCGCGCGCGCCGTCTCCGCGGAGTCCCCCCTCCACCTCGACCCCGCGGCGGCGCGCCGCGCGGGCTACCGCGACGTCGTCGCCCCGCCGACCTTCGCCGTGGTGATCCAGGAGTTCACGCTCGCCCAGCTGCTCGCCGCCCCCGACGCGGGGATCGACTTCAGCCGCGTCGTCCACGGCGACCAGCGCTTCAGCTACTCGCGCCCCATCGTCGCGGGCGACGAGCTGACCGCGACCCTCTCGGTCGCGAGCATCAAGCAGCTCGGCGCGCACTCGATGATCACCACGCAGTCGACCATGGTCGACGCCGACGGCGACCACGTCGTCACCGCCCTGTCCACCCTCGTCGTCAGGGGAGACGAATGA
- a CDS encoding ABC transporter ATP-binding protein, giving the protein MTPDDAVRVRDLRKDYGGAPALSGVSFEIARGETFALLGPNGAGKSTTIEILEGYRDRSGGEASVLGVDPRHGDLAWKSRLGIVLQSSGESGNATVREQIAHFASLYPSPRDVDETIEAVGLTAKARSRIGKLSGGQRRRVDVALGIVGRPELVFLDEPTTGFDPEARHSFWDLVALLKSEGTTILLTTHYLDEAAQLADRAAVIAGGRLLAIGPMDGIGGEEARVPIVQWREDGARRRRRTTEPARVVAELSARLGEPTALEVLRPSLEDIYLDLIRDDRAGETALDVIGEPA; this is encoded by the coding sequence ATGACGCCTGACGACGCCGTCCGAGTCCGTGATCTGCGGAAGGACTACGGGGGTGCGCCCGCGCTGAGCGGAGTCTCGTTCGAGATCGCGCGCGGGGAGACGTTCGCGCTGCTCGGCCCCAACGGAGCGGGCAAGTCGACGACGATCGAGATCCTCGAGGGGTACCGGGACCGCTCCGGCGGCGAGGCCTCGGTGCTCGGCGTGGATCCGCGCCACGGCGACCTCGCCTGGAAGTCGCGGCTCGGGATCGTGCTGCAGTCCAGCGGCGAATCGGGCAACGCGACGGTCCGCGAGCAGATCGCGCACTTCGCGAGCCTCTACCCGAGCCCGCGGGACGTCGACGAGACGATCGAGGCGGTCGGACTCACGGCCAAGGCGCGCTCGCGCATCGGCAAGCTCTCCGGCGGGCAGCGCCGCCGCGTCGACGTGGCGCTGGGGATCGTGGGCCGCCCGGAACTGGTGTTCCTCGACGAGCCGACGACGGGCTTCGACCCGGAGGCGCGGCACTCGTTCTGGGACCTCGTCGCCCTCCTCAAGAGCGAGGGCACGACCATCCTGCTCACGACGCACTACCTGGACGAGGCCGCCCAGCTCGCCGACCGGGCCGCGGTCATCGCGGGCGGGCGGCTCCTCGCGATCGGTCCGATGGACGGGATCGGCGGCGAGGAGGCCCGCGTGCCGATCGTGCAGTGGCGGGAGGACGGCGCGCGGCGTCGACGGCGCACGACGGAGCCGGCCCGCGTCGTCGCCGAGCTCAGCGCCCGCCTCGGCGAGCCGACGGCCCTCGAGGTCCTCCGGCCCAGCCTCGAGGACATCTACCTCGACCTGATCCGCGACGACCGTGCGGGCGAGACCGCCCTCGACGTGATCGGAGAGCCGGCATGA
- a CDS encoding ABC transporter permease, whose protein sequence is MSAVTAPRPALRTGVGRTLRLGAARARYEVRSYFRAPDQVFFTFLFPVLLLAIFSVAFGDGAVMQADPQDPGISMAEYYVPGLAAAGILLSGVQNLGVDIAIERGDGTLKRLAGAPLPVLSYFLGKFGQVLVTSAAQTALLLAVAATAFSVPLPTDGGRWATFAWVYLAGVATSAILGIAVSALPRTGKSATAVIVPPLLVLQFISGSYLSFTTLPDWLQTIASVFPLKWIAQGMRAVFLPADFEQAEVNGAWDLAGVAIVLGIWLVLGLIASRLTFRWIRRDA, encoded by the coding sequence ATGAGCGCCGTCACCGCACCCCGCCCCGCGCTTCGCACCGGCGTCGGCCGCACCCTCCGGCTCGGCGCAGCGCGCGCCCGCTACGAGGTGCGCTCCTACTTCCGTGCGCCCGACCAGGTCTTCTTCACCTTCCTCTTCCCCGTCCTGCTGCTCGCGATCTTCTCGGTCGCCTTCGGTGACGGCGCGGTCATGCAGGCCGACCCGCAGGATCCAGGGATCAGCATGGCCGAGTACTACGTGCCGGGACTCGCAGCGGCGGGCATCCTGCTCTCCGGCGTGCAGAACCTCGGAGTCGACATCGCCATCGAGCGCGGCGACGGCACGCTCAAGCGCCTCGCGGGCGCTCCCCTGCCCGTCCTGAGCTACTTCCTCGGCAAGTTCGGCCAGGTGCTCGTCACCAGCGCCGCGCAGACGGCGCTGCTGCTCGCGGTCGCTGCGACCGCCTTCTCCGTGCCGCTGCCGACCGACGGCGGCCGCTGGGCGACCTTCGCCTGGGTCTACCTCGCCGGGGTCGCCACCTCGGCGATCCTCGGCATCGCGGTCTCCGCACTCCCCCGCACAGGCAAGAGCGCGACGGCGGTCATCGTGCCGCCGCTGCTCGTGCTGCAGTTCATCTCGGGCTCCTACCTCTCCTTCACGACGCTGCCGGACTGGCTGCAGACGATCGCGAGCGTCTTCCCGCTCAAGTGGATCGCGCAGGGCATGCGCGCGGTCTTCCTGCCTGCCGACTTCGAGCAGGCCGAGGTGAACGGCGCGTGGGACCTGGCCGGAGTCGCGATCGTGCTCGGGATCTGGCTGGTGCTCGGCCTGATCGCGAGCCGCCTCACCTTCCGCTGGATCCGCCGCGACGCCTGA
- a CDS encoding MaoC family dehydratase, translating to MSAERPLLSELTVGDVVGERRFHLERGSLVRYAGASGDFNPIHYRDDVAAEVGLPGVLAHGMLTMGTAVQVVVDWVGDPGRVVDYQVRFTRPVVVDPKEGAELDVVAKVGALDAEAGTARIDLAVTFGGQAVLGKAQARVSLA from the coding sequence ATGAGCGCCGAGCGCCCCCTCCTGTCCGAGCTCACCGTCGGCGACGTCGTCGGCGAGCGGCGCTTCCACCTGGAGCGCGGCTCGCTCGTGCGCTACGCCGGCGCCTCCGGCGACTTCAACCCGATCCACTACCGCGACGACGTCGCGGCCGAGGTCGGGCTGCCGGGTGTGCTCGCGCACGGCATGCTCACGATGGGCACCGCCGTCCAGGTCGTCGTCGACTGGGTCGGCGACCCCGGCCGCGTCGTCGACTACCAGGTCCGCTTCACCCGGCCGGTCGTCGTCGACCCGAAGGAGGGCGCCGAGCTCGACGTCGTCGCGAAGGTCGGAGCGCTCGACGCCGAGGCCGGGACCGCGCGCATCGACCTCGCCGTGACCTTCGGCGGCCAGGCCGTGCTCGGCAAGGCCCAGGCGCGCGTCTCGCTGGCCTGA
- a CDS encoding XRE family transcriptional regulator, translating into MPTDEIAPDPAPGAAPDVAGVLLETGHEGVGARLRELRLASGMSLRALARELGISASAVSQIERGAMQPSVGRLIAMVGALGVPLSAVFDTTAAGASAPASTPVPTPVPPTEGAAPAITTAVVRAGEVAPVVLEGGVLFRRLAPRPVDAVDFFESTYPPGATSTAHRRFLRHDGVEIGTVTQGELTVEFEDETVVLSAGDAITFPCERGHRMINRGSTRAVATWLIVHR; encoded by the coding sequence ATGCCGACCGACGAGATCGCCCCCGATCCCGCTCCCGGCGCGGCTCCGGACGTCGCCGGCGTCCTCCTCGAGACGGGCCACGAGGGCGTCGGCGCGCGCCTGCGCGAGCTGCGTCTCGCGTCAGGGATGTCGCTGCGCGCGCTCGCCCGCGAGCTGGGCATCTCCGCCAGCGCCGTCTCGCAGATCGAGCGCGGGGCGATGCAGCCGTCGGTCGGGCGCCTGATCGCGATGGTCGGCGCCCTCGGCGTGCCGCTCTCCGCGGTCTTCGACACGACCGCCGCCGGGGCGTCGGCGCCGGCGTCCACTCCGGTGCCCACTCCGGTGCCGCCGACCGAGGGCGCGGCTCCGGCGATCACGACGGCGGTGGTGCGCGCGGGGGAGGTCGCTCCGGTCGTGCTCGAGGGCGGCGTGCTCTTCCGCCGGCTGGCGCCCCGGCCCGTCGACGCCGTCGACTTCTTCGAGTCGACCTACCCTCCGGGGGCGACCTCGACCGCGCACCGCCGGTTCCTCCGGCACGACGGCGTCGAGATCGGGACCGTCACCCAGGGCGAGCTCACCGTCGAGTTCGAGGACGAGACCGTGGTCCTCTCGGCGGGCGACGCGATCACGTTCCCGTGCGAGCGCGGCCACCGGATGATCAACCGCGGCTCCACGAGGGCGGTCGCGACCTGGTTGATCGTGCACCGCTGA
- a CDS encoding UDP-N-acetylmuramate dehydrogenase encodes MTAPALSTLTTLRVGGVPERLLEPATEAELIATLREVWADDEPWLLLGGGSNLLVGDEGVEGTVVRVRTTGIERLASDRPGAVHLRVQAGESWDGLVAATVERGWAGLEALSGIPGTVGASPVQNIGAYGQELSDTLVAVDFLDEGAHQPVRLTAAELELGYRTSAVKQGRRGAVLAVEFALEDVGGAGLGAPVAYGQLASALGAELGDRVPLAEVRASVLRLRGAKGMVLDADDPDTASAGSFFTNPIVTVAAASGLPPTAPRWPETPASEAPLVTPLADVEAGAPIRLPAPSAPDALVKLSAAWLIEHAGVARGFSLPGSRAAVSSKHTLALTNRGGATAEQIAELARYVQGRVLAEFGILLHPEPVVVGTTV; translated from the coding sequence ATGACAGCACCCGCCCTCTCCACCCTCACCACTCTGCGCGTCGGAGGGGTCCCCGAGCGCCTGCTCGAGCCGGCCACCGAGGCCGAGCTGATCGCGACCCTCCGCGAGGTCTGGGCCGACGACGAGCCCTGGCTGCTGCTGGGGGGAGGCTCCAACCTCCTCGTCGGCGACGAGGGTGTCGAGGGGACGGTGGTGCGGGTCCGCACGACCGGTATCGAGCGGCTGGCGTCCGACCGGCCGGGCGCGGTGCACCTGCGCGTGCAGGCGGGCGAGTCGTGGGACGGCCTCGTCGCGGCCACCGTCGAGCGCGGCTGGGCCGGGCTCGAAGCGCTCAGCGGCATCCCCGGGACGGTCGGGGCGTCGCCGGTCCAGAACATCGGCGCCTACGGTCAGGAGCTCTCCGACACCCTCGTCGCGGTCGACTTCCTGGACGAGGGCGCGCACCAGCCCGTGCGGCTGACGGCGGCGGAGCTCGAGCTGGGCTACCGGACGTCCGCCGTCAAGCAGGGTCGACGCGGCGCCGTCCTCGCGGTCGAGTTCGCGCTCGAGGACGTCGGCGGTGCGGGCCTCGGCGCCCCCGTCGCCTACGGGCAGCTCGCCAGCGCGCTCGGCGCGGAACTGGGCGATCGCGTGCCGCTCGCCGAGGTGCGCGCGAGCGTGCTGCGGCTGCGCGGCGCGAAGGGCATGGTGCTCGATGCGGACGATCCGGACACCGCCAGCGCCGGCTCCTTCTTCACCAACCCGATCGTCACCGTCGCGGCCGCGAGCGGTCTTCCGCCGACCGCCCCGCGCTGGCCCGAGACCCCCGCGAGCGAGGCTCCCCTGGTGACGCCGCTCGCCGACGTCGAGGCGGGCGCGCCGATCCGGCTGCCCGCGCCGTCCGCGCCCGACGCGCTCGTCAAGCTCAGCGCCGCGTGGTTGATCGAGCACGCGGGGGTCGCCCGCGGCTTCTCGCTCCCGGGCTCGCGCGCGGCGGTGTCGAGCAAGCACACCCTCGCGCTCACGAACCGCGGCGGCGCCACCGCCGAGCAGATCGCCGAGCTCGCCCGCTACGTGCAGGGCCGGGTGCTCGCCGAGTTCGGCATCCTCCTGCACCCCGAGCCCGTGGTCGTCGGCACCACCGTCTGA
- a CDS encoding helix-turn-helix domain-containing protein produces MSTPDPERDWMTYARELGTNLHRARMAKGESQERIAHAAGLAGYTYQKFEKGESKPGSPANPQLKTLFALCEALDIELSDLLPPNPPRSSGGTGAQ; encoded by the coding sequence ATGTCCACACCTGACCCCGAACGCGACTGGATGACCTACGCCCGCGAGCTCGGCACCAACCTCCACCGCGCCCGCATGGCCAAGGGCGAGAGCCAGGAGCGCATCGCCCATGCGGCCGGCCTGGCGGGCTACACCTACCAGAAGTTCGAGAAGGGCGAGTCGAAGCCGGGCTCGCCCGCGAACCCGCAGCTGAAGACGCTCTTCGCGCTCTGCGAGGCCCTCGACATCGAGCTGTCGGACCTCCTGCCGCCGAACCCGCCCCGCTCATCGGGCGGCACCGGGGCCCAGTAG